Proteins encoded together in one Micromonospora kangleipakensis window:
- a CDS encoding VOC family protein, which produces MLRGLATVNFWADDLPAARAWYADLLALEPYFERSGPDGSPAYYEFRLGDHQDELGLIDRRFAPPGAADRPGGAVVYWHVDDVAAVFDHLLAAGAVVHDPPRERGPGFVTASVVDPFGNVLGVMTNPHHVETHGLTK; this is translated from the coding sequence ATGCTGCGAGGACTCGCCACCGTCAACTTCTGGGCCGACGACCTGCCGGCCGCCCGGGCCTGGTACGCGGACCTGCTCGCCCTCGAGCCCTACTTCGAACGGTCCGGCCCGGACGGGAGCCCCGCCTACTACGAGTTCCGCCTCGGCGACCACCAGGACGAGTTGGGCCTGATCGACCGCCGCTTCGCGCCGCCGGGCGCGGCCGACCGGCCGGGCGGGGCGGTCGTCTACTGGCACGTCGACGACGTGGCCGCGGTCTTCGACCACCTGCTGGCCGCCGGGGCCGTGGTGCACGACCCGCCGCGCGAGCGGGGTCCCGGCTTCGTCACCGCCTCGGTCGTCGACCCGTTCGGCAACGTGCTCGGCGTGATGACCAACCCGCATCACGTCGAGACGCACGGCCTGACGAAATAG
- a CDS encoding PadR family transcriptional regulator encodes MGTWTCWSWPHCGTGPTHGYALIQALRDRSEGTFDLPEGTVYRC; translated from the coding sequence GTGGGCACCTGGACCTGCTGGTCCTGGCCGCACTGCGGCACCGGACCGACGCACGGCTACGCCCTGATCCAGGCCCTCCGGGACCGCTCCGAGGGCACCTTCGACCTGCCGGAGGGCACCGTCTACCGTTGCTGA